A part of Loxodonta africana isolate mLoxAfr1 chromosome 11, mLoxAfr1.hap2, whole genome shotgun sequence genomic DNA contains:
- the RDH13 gene encoding retinol dehydrogenase 13 isoform X1 yields the protein MNRYLVPLSVLGTAIGGTVLLKDYVGGGACPSKATILGKTVIVTGANTGIGKQTALELAKRGGNVILACRDMEKCEAAAKDIRGETLNHHVNARYLDLSSLKSVREFARKIIEEEERVDILVNNAAVMRCPHQTTEDGFEMQFGVNYLGHFLLTNLLLDKLKASAPSRIINLSSLAHVAGHIDFDDLNWEKKKYDTKAAYCQSKLAIVLFTKELSRRLQGSGVTANALHPGVARTELGRHTGMHTSTFSNFTLGPVFWLLVKSPQLAAQPSTYLAVAEELEGVSGKYFSGLKEKAPAPEAEDEEVARRLWAESARLVGLDMSDGSSVGLRNAKDHRH from the exons AGACTATGTCGGTGGTGGGGCCTGTCCTAGCAAGGCCACCATACTCGGGAAGACTGTCATTGTGACGGGCGCCAACACCGGCATCGGGAAACAGACAGCCTTGGAACTGGCCAAAAGAG GAGGCAACGTCATTCTGGCCTGTCGAGACATGGAGAAGTGTGAGGCGGCAGCAAAGGACATTCGTGGGGAGACCCTCAATCACCATGTCAACGCCCGATACTTGGACTTGTCTTCCCTCAAGTCCGTCCGAGAGTTTGCAAGGAAGATTATTGAAG AGGAAGAGCGAGTGGACATTCTGGTCAACAATGCGGCCGTGATGCGGTGCCCCCACCAGACCACCGAGGACGGCTTCGAGATGCAGTTTGGCGTGAATTACCTGG GTCACTTTCTTTTAACAAACTTGCTGTTGGACAAGCTGAAAGCCTCAGCCCCTTCACGGATCATCAACCTCTCCTCCTTGGCCCACGTTGCTGGGCACATAGACTTTGATGATTTGAACTGGGAGAAGAAGAAGTATGACACCAAAGCTGCCTACTGCCAGAGTAAACTGGCCATTGTCCTCTTCACCAAGGAACTGAGCCGGCGGCTGCAAG GGTCGGGTGTGACCGCCAATGCGCTGCACCCTGGTGTGGCCAGGACTGAGCTGGGTAGACACACGGGCATGCATACCTCCACCTTCTCCAACTTCACACTTG GGCCCGTCTTCTGGCTGCTGGTCAAGAGCCCCCAGCTGGCGGCCCAGCCAAGCACATACCTGGCCGTGGCGGAGGAATTGGAGGGTGTTTCTGGAAAGTACTTCAGCGGACTCAAAGAGAAGGCCCCAGCCCCTGAGGCTGAGGATGAGGAGGTAGCCCGGAGGCTCTGGGCTGAAAGTGCCCGCCTGGTGGGCTTGGACATGTCGGATGGGTCCTCTGTCG GACTGAGGAACGCCAAGGACCACAGACATTGA
- the RDH13 gene encoding retinol dehydrogenase 13 isoform X2, which translates to MEKCEAAAKDIRGETLNHHVNARYLDLSSLKSVREFARKIIEEEERVDILVNNAAVMRCPHQTTEDGFEMQFGVNYLGHFLLTNLLLDKLKASAPSRIINLSSLAHVAGHIDFDDLNWEKKKYDTKAAYCQSKLAIVLFTKELSRRLQGSGVTANALHPGVARTELGRHTGMHTSTFSNFTLGPVFWLLVKSPQLAAQPSTYLAVAEELEGVSGKYFSGLKEKAPAPEAEDEEVARRLWAESARLVGLDMSDGSSVGLRNAKDHRH; encoded by the exons ATGGAGAAGTGTGAGGCGGCAGCAAAGGACATTCGTGGGGAGACCCTCAATCACCATGTCAACGCCCGATACTTGGACTTGTCTTCCCTCAAGTCCGTCCGAGAGTTTGCAAGGAAGATTATTGAAG AGGAAGAGCGAGTGGACATTCTGGTCAACAATGCGGCCGTGATGCGGTGCCCCCACCAGACCACCGAGGACGGCTTCGAGATGCAGTTTGGCGTGAATTACCTGG GTCACTTTCTTTTAACAAACTTGCTGTTGGACAAGCTGAAAGCCTCAGCCCCTTCACGGATCATCAACCTCTCCTCCTTGGCCCACGTTGCTGGGCACATAGACTTTGATGATTTGAACTGGGAGAAGAAGAAGTATGACACCAAAGCTGCCTACTGCCAGAGTAAACTGGCCATTGTCCTCTTCACCAAGGAACTGAGCCGGCGGCTGCAAG GGTCGGGTGTGACCGCCAATGCGCTGCACCCTGGTGTGGCCAGGACTGAGCTGGGTAGACACACGGGCATGCATACCTCCACCTTCTCCAACTTCACACTTG GGCCCGTCTTCTGGCTGCTGGTCAAGAGCCCCCAGCTGGCGGCCCAGCCAAGCACATACCTGGCCGTGGCGGAGGAATTGGAGGGTGTTTCTGGAAAGTACTTCAGCGGACTCAAAGAGAAGGCCCCAGCCCCTGAGGCTGAGGATGAGGAGGTAGCCCGGAGGCTCTGGGCTGAAAGTGCCCGCCTGGTGGGCTTGGACATGTCGGATGGGTCCTCTGTCG GACTGAGGAACGCCAAGGACCACAGACATTGA